The Pollutimonas sp. M17 sequence TCGTAATGCCGGTCAATACACGAGTATTCATAAATCGCTTCAAGTAAAACGGACAAGCCCGGCTCCCGCATACGGCAGGGATCGGGCGGAAATCACAGGGTCACGGCTTCGCGCCGCTCGGCTTCAAGGTATTCGCGCGACTGCATCTCCATGATGCGCGACACCGTGCGATGGAATTCATTGGACATGGGGCCATCGGTATAAAGCTCTTCGGGCTCGCACTCGGCCGACATGATGAGCTTGACCTTGTGATCGTAAAACACATCGATCAGCCAGGTAAAGCGGCGCGCCTCGGACGCATGGCGCGGGCTCATGCGCGGCACATCGGAAAGAATGACGGCCTGGAAGCGATTGGCCAGATCCAGGTAGTCGTTCTGGGAGCGCGGCCCGCCGCACAATGTGGCGAAATCGAACCACACGATGCTGCCTCCCAGGGCCACCGCCTTGATTTCTCGGTTCTCCACCACCAGCACGGGCTTCATCGGGGCCGTATCGAGCAGCCGGTCGAAGTTTTCCTGGAGCTCCCGGTTCGTGTCGGGCGTGATCGGCGTCAGGTACATGCGCACCTGCTCCAGCGCGCGCCGCCGGTAGTCCGTGCCCACGTCGACGTTCATGATGTCCATTCTTTCCTGTATCAGCTTGATGGCGGGCAGTATGCGGTCGCGATGCAGCCCATCGGGATACAGGGTCGAGGGTTCGTAGTTGGAGGTCATGACGAAAGACGTGCCGTACTCGAACAGCTTCAGCAGCAGGCGATACAGTATCATCGCGTCGGCGACGTCCGATACGTGGAACTCGTCGAAACAGATCAGGCGATAGCGCTTGGCGATGCGGCGCGCCACTTCGTCCAGCGGATCCTGCTGGCCGCGCACATTATCCAGCTCGCGATGCACGCCGCGCATGAACTCATGAAAATGCACACGGGT is a genomic window containing:
- the zapE gene encoding cell division protein ZapE, whose protein sequence is MNVREYYEHTLQERGYRSDEAQRAAIERLQAYFDDWLEFKQARSSTLRKLFKRPDVPRGVYMWGGVGRGKSFLMDAFYLTVPVKRKTRVHFHEFMRGVHRELDNVRGQQDPLDEVARRIAKRYRLICFDEFHVSDVADAMILYRLLLKLFEYGTSFVMTSNYEPSTLYPDGLHRDRILPAIKLIQERMDIMNVDVGTDYRRRALEQVRMYLTPITPDTNRELQENFDRLLDTAPMKPVLVVENREIKAVALGGSIVWFDFATLCGGPRSQNDYLDLANRFQAVILSDVPRMSPRHASEARRFTWLIDVFYDHKVKLIMSAECEPEELYTDGPMSNEFHRTVSRIMEMQSREYLEAERREAVTL